In Bos taurus isolate L1 Dominette 01449 registration number 42190680 breed Hereford chromosome 11, ARS-UCD2.0, whole genome shotgun sequence, one DNA window encodes the following:
- the SPOUT1 gene encoding putative methyltransferase C9orf114 homolog isoform X1: MAEPARKRPCGPGEHGQRVEWRKWKQQKKEEKKKWKDLKMTKKLERQRAQEEQAKRQQEEEAAAQSEDRGRHYTLSVALPGSILDNAQSPELRTYLAGQIARACAIFCVDEIVVFDEEGQDAKTVEGEFRGVGKKGQACVQLARILQYLECPQYLRKAFFPKHQDLQFAGLLNPLDSPHHMRQDEESEFREGVVVDRPTRPGQGSFVNCGMKKEVKIDKNLEPGLRVTVRLNQNQLPESKTYRGKVVSSQDPRTKAGLYWGYTVRLASCLSAVFAEAPFQDGYDLTIGTSERGSDVASAQLPNFRHALVVFGGLQGLEAGVDADPNLEVAEPSVLFDLYVNTCPNQGSRTIRTEEAILISLAALQPGLTQAGARPS; the protein is encoded by the exons ATGGCGGAGCCTGCGAGGAAGCGGCCCTGTGGTCCG ggtgaaCATGGCCAAAGAGTAGAGTGGCGGAAGTGGAAGCAACAGA aaaaagaggagaaaaagaagtggaaGGATCTCAAGATGACAAAGAAACTGGAGCGGCAGCGAGCGCAGGAGGAACAGGCAAAGCGCCAACAGGAGGAAGAGGCAGCTGCCCAGAGCGAGGATCGGG GGCGGCACTACACCCTGAGCGTGGCTCTGCCAGGCTCTATCCTGGACAATGCCCAGTCACCGGAGCTTCGCACCTACCTGGCCGGCCAGATCGCCAGAGCCTGCGCCATCTTCTGTGTGGATGAGATCGTGGTGTTCGATGAAGAAGGCCAAGATGCCAA GACCGTGGAGGGGGAATTCAGGGGAGTTGGCAAGAAGGGGCAGGCGTGCGTGCAGCTGGCCCGGATACTGCAATACCTGGAATGTCCACA GTACCTAAGAAAGGCCTTCTTCCCCAAGCATCAGGATCTGCAGTTTGCAG GGCTCCTGAACCCCTTGGACAGCCCTCACCACATGCGTCAAGATGAGGAATCTGAGTTCCGAGAGGGTGTTGTGGTGGACCGGCCCACCCGGCCTGGCCAGGGCTCCTTTGTCAACTGTGGCATGAAGAAG GAGGTGAAGATTGACAAGAACTTGGAGCCTGGACTTCGGGTGACAGTGCGGCTCAACCAGAACCAGCTCCCAG AAAGTAAGACCTACCGGGGGAAGGTCGTGTCGTCGCAGGACCCTCGGACCAAAGCTGGTCTCTACTGGGGCTACACAGTCCGCCTGGCCTCTTGCCTCA GTGCTGTGTTTGCTGAGGCCCCCTTCCAGGACGGCTATGATCTGACCATCGGGACATCAGAGCGAGGCTCAGATGTGGCCTCTGCCCAGCTTCCCAACTTCAG GCACGCTCTCGTGGTGTTTGGGGGCCTCCAGGGGCTGGAAGCTGGAGTGGATGCCGACCCCAACCTGGAGGTGGCTGAGCCCAGCGTTCTCTTCGACCTGTACGTCAACACCTGCCCCAACCAGGGCAGCCGCACCATCCGCACAGAG
- the SPOUT1 gene encoding putative methyltransferase C9orf114 homolog isoform X2: MSSGAGTALGEHGQRVEWRKWKQQKKEEKKKWKDLKMTKKLERQRAQEEQAKRQQEEEAAAQSEDRGRHYTLSVALPGSILDNAQSPELRTYLAGQIARACAIFCVDEIVVFDEEGQDAKTVEGEFRGVGKKGQACVQLARILQYLECPQYLRKAFFPKHQDLQFAGLLNPLDSPHHMRQDEESEFREGVVVDRPTRPGQGSFVNCGMKKEVKIDKNLEPGLRVTVRLNQNQLPESKTYRGKVVSSQDPRTKAGLYWGYTVRLASCLSAVFAEAPFQDGYDLTIGTSERGSDVASAQLPNFRHALVVFGGLQGLEAGVDADPNLEVAEPSVLFDLYVNTCPNQGSRTIRTEEAILISLAALQPGLTQAGARPS; this comes from the exons ATGAGCAGCGGAGCCGGGACAGCGTTG ggtgaaCATGGCCAAAGAGTAGAGTGGCGGAAGTGGAAGCAACAGA aaaaagaggagaaaaagaagtggaaGGATCTCAAGATGACAAAGAAACTGGAGCGGCAGCGAGCGCAGGAGGAACAGGCAAAGCGCCAACAGGAGGAAGAGGCAGCTGCCCAGAGCGAGGATCGGG GGCGGCACTACACCCTGAGCGTGGCTCTGCCAGGCTCTATCCTGGACAATGCCCAGTCACCGGAGCTTCGCACCTACCTGGCCGGCCAGATCGCCAGAGCCTGCGCCATCTTCTGTGTGGATGAGATCGTGGTGTTCGATGAAGAAGGCCAAGATGCCAA GACCGTGGAGGGGGAATTCAGGGGAGTTGGCAAGAAGGGGCAGGCGTGCGTGCAGCTGGCCCGGATACTGCAATACCTGGAATGTCCACA GTACCTAAGAAAGGCCTTCTTCCCCAAGCATCAGGATCTGCAGTTTGCAG GGCTCCTGAACCCCTTGGACAGCCCTCACCACATGCGTCAAGATGAGGAATCTGAGTTCCGAGAGGGTGTTGTGGTGGACCGGCCCACCCGGCCTGGCCAGGGCTCCTTTGTCAACTGTGGCATGAAGAAG GAGGTGAAGATTGACAAGAACTTGGAGCCTGGACTTCGGGTGACAGTGCGGCTCAACCAGAACCAGCTCCCAG AAAGTAAGACCTACCGGGGGAAGGTCGTGTCGTCGCAGGACCCTCGGACCAAAGCTGGTCTCTACTGGGGCTACACAGTCCGCCTGGCCTCTTGCCTCA GTGCTGTGTTTGCTGAGGCCCCCTTCCAGGACGGCTATGATCTGACCATCGGGACATCAGAGCGAGGCTCAGATGTGGCCTCTGCCCAGCTTCCCAACTTCAG GCACGCTCTCGTGGTGTTTGGGGGCCTCCAGGGGCTGGAAGCTGGAGTGGATGCCGACCCCAACCTGGAGGTGGCTGAGCCCAGCGTTCTCTTCGACCTGTACGTCAACACCTGCCCCAACCAGGGCAGCCGCACCATCCGCACAGAG